From a region of the Phaseolus vulgaris cultivar G19833 chromosome 6, P. vulgaris v2.0, whole genome shotgun sequence genome:
- the LOC137832880 gene encoding membralin-like protein At1g60995 — protein MDPEQTFIRVQERFSQMLTPKVRVALEYLYLFIAITLFCILVVMHANYVQQPGCSSELSGVVTSEAQLIQIKITSAGLWSHNDSESNRIDPPETEVVKDKTEFSDASGDKFTFLASKFWWNWIGLGSRRGKLVFKFWKTDTEFLEQQAETSTSNQNTWSVVEDAVIKIDKEEPPKSFTLSAKETLKAAIIHFVKKWYRRISFIWRHAMQIIGSFQKLWNIAGVHLNLDIPKWMHILRLDKLNTNAVHWLKKKAKLFEPTYLYTMEKGYFLLPESAKSHHNIRTVNVSISAWHSCFGNKWQQLLINRFVGYDTILINSLLSSPGQGYLYNYQTKEFYNLSYAQEVPEGPARFGDYLVTKCGVLMMSLFVFFTTTMSVSFTLRETQTRMLKFTVQLQHHARHRLPTFQLIFVHVIESLVFVPIMIGILFFLFEFYDDQLLAFMVLILVWLCELFTLISVRTPISMKFFPRFFLLYFLVFHIYFFSYAYGFSYLALSTTAAFMQHLILYFWNRFEVPALQRYMQNRRSQLQQHPDFHITSSTILASTLHITRLNTRNQGLNNTDLPAGSGLRPGFDQSVPQNGAGVVGDPQARSENNQDRVANQAQIPQQAGPAERGPNPGSMNSFSSLLLWILGGASSEGLNSFFSMFRDVREQGQVFNETPGAAGDENRDNQDNNDR, from the exons ATGGATCCGGAGCAGACCTTCATTCGCGTTCAGGAGAGGTTTTCGCAGATGCTCACGCCCAAAGTCAGAGTTGCTCTGGAGTATCTCTACCTATTTATTGCCATAACCTTGTTCTGTATTCTCGTTGTTATGCACGCCAATTACGTTCAGCAG CCTGGGTGTTCAAGTGAGCTATCTGGAGTAGTGACATCAGAAGCCCAACTTATTCAGATTAAG ATAACTAGTGCCGGCCTGTGGTCTCATAATGATTCTGAATCAAACAGAATAGATCCTCCTGAAACAGAAGTTGTAAAAGATAAAACGGAGTTTTCCGATGCCAGTGGAGATAAGTTTACATTTTTGGCTTCCAAGTTTTGGTGGAACTGGATTGGTTTAGGTTCTAGGAGAGGAAAATTGGTATTCAAATTTTGGAAAACTGACACTGAGTTTCTTGAACAACAAGCTGAAACCTCCACAAGTAATCAAAACACCTGGTCTGTGGTTGAAGATGCTGTCATCAAAATTGATAAGGAGGAGCCACCAAAAAGTTTTACTTTATCTGCCAAAGAGACATTAAAAGCAGCTATTATACATTTTGTTAAAAAGTGGTATAGGCGTATCTCATTTATTTGGAGGCATGCAATGCAGATTATTGGAAGTTTCCAGAAGCTGTGG AATATTGCTGGTGTACACCTAAATCTTGATATTCCCAAATGGATGCATATCCTTCGTTTGGACAAGCTTAACACTAATGCAG TGCATTGgcttaaaaagaaagccaagTTATTTGAACCTACATATCTATATACTATGGAAAAG GGATATTTCTTGTTACCTGAAAGTGCTAAGTCTCATCATAATATACGTACTGTAAATGTTAGCATATCAGCTTGGCACTCCTGCTTCGGAAACAA gtggCAGCAACTACTCATAAACAGATTTGTCGGATATGATACAATCTTAATCAATAGTTTATTGAGTTCTCCTGGTCAAG GTTATCTTTATAACTATCAAACGAAGGAATTCTATAACCTTAGTTATGCACAAGAAGTTCCCGAAGGCCCAGCTAGGTTTGGAG ACTACCTTGTAACGAAGTGTGGCGTGCTTATGATGtccttgtttgtgttttttacTACCACAATGTCAGTGTCATTTACATTAAGAGAAACACAGACTCGCATGCTGAAATTCACAG TTCAGCTTCAGCACCATGCTCGGCATCGCCTTCCAACATTTCAGCTGATCTTTGTACATGTGATTGAATCACTAGTTTTTGTTCCT ATTATGATTGGGATTCTgttttttctctttgagttttaTGATGATCAGCTTCTTGCCTTCATGGTTTTGATTCTTGTCTGGTTGTGTGAACTTTTTACTCTTATTAG CGTCCGAACACCAATATCAATGAAGTTCTTTCCTCGGTTCTTTTTGCTGTATTTCCTGGTCTTCCACATATATTTCTTCTCTTACGCTTATG gCTTTTCATATTTGGCGCTCTCTACAACTGCAGCTTTTATGCAACACCTTATCCTGTACTTTTGGAATCGATTTGAG GTACCAGCACTGCAAAGGTACATGCAAAATAGACGGTCGCAGCTTCAACAACACCCAGATTTCCACATTACCTCTTCCACCATTCTTGCATCAACGTTACACATCACAAGATTGAACACAAGAAACCAGGGTTTAAACAACACAGATCTCCCTGCTGGATCAGGATTGAGACCTGGTTTTGATCAATCAGTGCCTCAAAATGGAGCAGGAGTTGTTGGCGACCCTCAAGCCCGATCAGAAAATAATCAAGACAGGGTTGCGAACCAGGCACAGATTCCTCAGCAAGCTGGACCAGCAGAAAGGGGTCCCAACCCTGGATCCATGAATTCATTCAGTTCTTTGTTATTATGGATCTTAGGAGGTGCTTCCTCTGAGGGTCTGAACTCATTTTTTTCCATGTTCAGAGATGTGAGAGAGCAAGGACAAGTTTTCAATGAAACACCCGGTGCTGCTGGGGATGAGAACCGTGATAATCAGGATAATAATGACAGATAG
- the LOC137832881 gene encoding uncharacterized protein: MGHPRSQPLDLTNLFKIPNKNTLKDMTKAYKLLVSKKNHNKKNSGDPITSPGVEEFDNKRVDEDIWSPKFLSRTATRLSKTPTPKSRPMSRHGSMRSCTTPTSLSRNSSRRSAAEIASSSIKRMMSKRGSSASLERNKSVLEISEPELTNSTISPTNDAGTKKESSGETEDTSAFSLPGNRSRRSTTPIIFSQTTSRRKPPEVETKLDCTLENLCFGCTKNIRVSRDVIKYPGIIVQEEEVLRIEVKPGWRKGTRITFEGVGDEKPGYLPADVVFLIDEKKHHLYSRDGDDLEICVQIPLIDALTGCSIPIPLLGGENMTLSFESTIIHPEYEKVIKGQGMPNAKKNEMRGDLHVKFLIDFPKKLTEEQRIEAVSILQDCC, from the exons ATGGGACACCCACGCTCCCAACCACTGGATTTGACCAACCTCTTTAAGATTCCAAACAAAAATACATTGAAAGACATGACCAAGGCTTACAAATTGCTTGTATCCAAAAAGAATCATAACAAGAAAAACTCTGGG GATCCGATAACATCCCCAGGAGTGGAGGAATTTGACAATAAGAGAGTGGATGAAGACATTTGGAGTCCTAAGTTTTTGTCAAGGACTGCAACTAGATTATCTAAAACACCAACACCAAAATCAAGGCCTATGTCAAGACATGGAAGCATGAGATCATGCACAACACCAACTTCTCTATCAAGAAATTCTAGTCGAAGGAGTGCTGCAGAAATTGCTTCATCATCTATCAAAAGGATGATGAGCAAAAGGGGTTCCTCAGCTTCTTTAGAAAGGAACAAGAGTGTGTTGGAAATCTCTGAACCTGAGTTAACCAACTCTACCATCTCTCCAACAAACGATGCAGGCACAAAGAAAGAGAGCTCTGGAGAGACTGAAGATACATCTGCATTCTCTCTTCCAGGCAATCGGAGCCGTAGGTCCACAACACCTATCATATTTTCACAGACAACATCTAGAAGGAAACCCCCAGAAGTTGAGACAAAGCTAGATTGCACACTTGAGAACTTGTGTTTTGGATGCACAAAAAACATTAGAGTTTCTAGAGATGTGATCAAATATCCCGG GATAATTGTCCAAGAGGAGGAAGTTTTGAGAATTGAGGTAAAGCCAGGATGGAGAAAAGGAACAAGGATTACATTTGAAGGAGTAGGTGATGAGAAACCTGGATACCTGCCTGCTGATGTagtgttcttgattgatgaaaAGAAACACCATTTGTATAGCAGAGATGGCGATGATTTGGAAATATGTGTTCAGATTCCTCTAATAGACGCACTTACAGGCTGCTCCATACCAATCCCTCTATTGGGAGGGGAAAATATGACTTTGTCATTTGAGAGTACAATAATACATCCTGAATATGAGAAGGTCATCAAAGGTCAAGGAATGCCAAATGCCAAGAAGAATGAGATGAGAGGTGATCTTCATGTCAAATTCCTGATTGATTTCCCCAAAAAATTAACTGAAGAACAGCGGATAGAAGCTGTTAGTATCTTGCAAGATTGTTGCTAA
- the LOC137832882 gene encoding probable receptor-like protein kinase At1g11050, translating to MKFVVMMMLLPLMFAVFCSMSLSSAAPSPSTTPTCPIDLNYVLRIPWNTSACHNFQQPLAAKNGTDANTCCISLLSLFGVGLAQHLKETSQFQLPNLATSVSCIQDFQSKLSTLSLPNNLADSCFDPLQFVISPNICAGIQTISDWTKKLGQSTPLNSACKPDLTDLSRCDVCLGAGLQVKQELISIDGNASHSIDCFYFAILYAAGIVNEFGPESNGAVTCIFSMSVYSQRGSGAKSHQALVFGLTGAGVALLVMSSLLGVYIWCDRKHRRKKLETFQFDFDPEEQGSRRRLRPNTGSIWFKIGELEKATDSFSSKNFIGRGGFGLVFKGTLADGSVVAVKRILESDYQGDVEFCNEVEIISNLKHRNLVPLRGCCVAEESEDYDERGSQRYLVYDYMPNGNLENHLFVSSDSQKAKGSLTWPQRKSIILDVAKGLAYLHYGVKPAIFHRDIKATNILLDEDMRARVADFGLAKQSREGQSHLTTRVAGTHGYLAPEYALYGQLTEKSDVYSFGVVVLEIMCGRKALDLSSSGSPRAFLITDWAWSLVKAGKLEEALDGSLVKDENFPSSNPKSIMERFLLVGILCSHVMVALRPTIADALKMLEGDVEVPQIPDRPMPLGHPSFYNDGSTFSISPALSGPKLQTGDMLRSINEG from the coding sequence ATGAAGTTTGTTGTGATGATGATGTTGCTACCCTTGATGTTTGCAGTGTTTTGTTCCATGAGTTTGagttctgcagcaccttctccTTCCACAACACCCACATGCCCCATAGACTTGAATTATGTGCTGAGAATCCCATGGAACACTTCTGCTTGTCACAACTTCCAACAACCTTTGGCAGCAAAAAATGgaacggatgcaaacacttgttgcaTATCACTGTTGTCCCTCTTTGGCGTGGGACTTGCACAGCATCTCAAAGAGACTTCTCAGTTCCAACTCCCCAACCTTGCTACCTCAGTTTCATGCATCCAAGACTTCCAATCCAAGCTCTCTACCCTTTCTCTCCCCAACAACCTTGCAGACTCTTGCTTTGACCCTCTTCAGTTTGTGATCTCCCCCAACATCTGTGCTGGGATTCAAACCATCTCTGATTGGACCAAGAAGCTTGGTCAGTCCACACCACTCAACTCTGCTTGCAAACCGGATCTCACTGATCTCTCTCGCTGTGATGTGTGTCTGGGAGCAGGGTTACAGGTGAAGCAGGAGCTTATTTCCATAGATGGTAATGCTTCACATTCCATAGATTGTTTTTACTTTGCCATTCTCTATGCTGCTGGGATTGTGAATGAGTTTGGACCTGAAAGCAATGGTGCTGTGACTTGTATTTTTAGCATGTCGGTTTATTCACAACGGGGTTCTGGGGCAAAGAGTCACCAGGCTCTTGTGTTTGGGTTGACAGGAGCTGGGGTGGCTTTGCTGGTGATGTCTTCTCTGTTGGGGGTTTATATATGGTGCGACAGGAAGCACAGGAGGAAAAAGCTTGAGACTTTTCAGTTTGATTTTGACCCTGAAGAACAAGGGTCTAGGCGTAGATTGAGGCCCAATACGGGGTCTATTTGGTTCAAAATTGGGGAGCTTGAGAAGGCAACTGATAGTTTTTCATCTAAGAACTTCATTGGCCGAGGTGGGTTTGGGTTGGTTTTCAAGGGAACCTTGGCTGATGGAAGTGTTGTAGCGGTTAAAAGGATCTTGGAATCTGATTATCAAGGAGATGTGGAGTTTTGTAATGAGGTGGAGATTATTAGCAACCTGAAGCATAGGAATCTGGTGCCTTTAAGAGGCTGTTGTGTGGCTGAGGAGAGTGAGGATTATGATGAAAGGGGAAGCCAAAGGTATCTTGTGTATGATTACATGCCAAATGGGAACCTGGAGAACCATCTCTTTGTATCATCAGACTCTCAGAAAGCAAAGGGGTCATTGACATGGCCTCAGAGGAAAAGCATAATCTTGGATGTGGCAAAGGGCTTGGCCTATTTGCACTATGGAGTCAAACCTGCAATTTTCCACAGGGATATCAAGGCCACCAATATATTACTTGATGAGGATATGAGGGCAAGAGTTGCTGATTTTGGTCTTGCCAAACAAAGTAGGGAGGGTCAATCTCATCTCACTACCAGAGTGGCTGGAACTCATGGATATCTAGCCCCGGAATATGCACTCTATGGTCAGCTCACTGAGAAGAGTGATGTGTATAGTTTTGGTGTAGTTGTTCTGGAGATTATGTGTGGGAGGAAGGCTCTTGACTTGTCTTCATCAGGATCACCTAGGGCATTCTTGATCACAGATTGGGCTTGGTCACTAGTGAAGGCTGGGAAGTTAGAAGAGGCTCTAGACGGTTCCCTGGTGAAGGATGAGAATTTTCCTAGCTCAAATCCTAAGAGCATAATGGAGAGGTTTTTGCTGGTGGGGATTCTATGCTCCCATGTGATGGTTGCTCTGAGGCCAACAATTGCTGATGCTTTGAAGATGTTGGAAGGTGATGTTGAGGTTCCACAAATCCCAGATCGCCCTATGCCTCTAGGGCACCCTTCCTTTTACAATGATGGCAGTACTTTTAGCATATCTCCAGCACTAAGTGGCCCCAAGTTGCAAACTGGAGACATGCTCAG